A genomic region of Rhipicephalus sanguineus isolate Rsan-2018 chromosome 1, BIME_Rsan_1.4, whole genome shotgun sequence contains the following coding sequences:
- the LOC119383121 gene encoding uncharacterized protein LOC119383121: MYQDRGPATKTEALLIHPLAAARAYVKPLRVGNRSLPWKPTVKYLGLTIDHRLTWIPAAKAAAAQVTRVQGAISKLQQRGRGCSTKWALRLNQASASSVLLYAFPLVSLTPARRLHLEGLHRKALRAILGLPKCSPMAATLAEAGEWPLSLRMLQRALGHIDRLHRAADGRTLLERLRSQPRSRMGGLCQLYHQMVPDPPVPVARPPLHHRPPEVHLSLDGATKRRTPAAALQQAATSKLQEQLEGRLQVFTDGSVMPDGTAAAACVIPSKAISRQCRLPFPASSTAAELAGLHLAADLLAEDIPAVPIAVLCDSKAALQTLANHRRAGLTGNLLATKFRALAASGASVSFHWLPSHVGIAGNEEADRLAKAAHQPGIPITQAVAARDYSQARLKKLLVTVHPDRRVANGQGPKLLPETGLTRRERASLLRLRTGRVWTAARRYLKGRCASPACSRCGDPETLEHLLCTCPGLAKERSTVTTAYRRQGLPATTLEHLLFPSRPHLTALRSLADFIEETGIAAYH, translated from the coding sequence atgtaccaaGACCGAGGCCCTGCCACCAAGACCGAGGCCCTGCTGATCCACCCGCTGGCGGCGGCACGGGCGTACGTGAAACCGCTGAGGGTTGGCAACCGCAGCCTGCCATGGAAGCCGACGGTGAAGTACCTGGGGCTCACCATCGACCACCGGCTCACCTGGATACCAGCTGCCAAGGCCGCCGCCGCCCAGGTCACACGTGTCCAGGGAGCCATCAGCAAGCTGCAGCAACGTGGCCGAGGCTGTTCCACCAAGTGGGCACTACGGCTCAACCAGGCCTCGGCGTCCTCGGTCCTGCTGTACGCCTTCCCACTGGTGTCCCTGACCCCGGCCAGGAGACTCCACCTGGAGGGACTTCACAGGAAAGCACTGAGGGCCATCCTGGGGCTCCCCAAGTGCTCCCCCATGGCAGCGACTCTCGCCGAGGCAGGAGAGTGGCCCCTGTCCCTACGCATGCTCCAGCGTGCATTGGGGCACATCGACCGCCTTCACCGTGCAGCCGACGGCAGGACCCTCCTGGAGCGCCTTCGCAGCCAGCCAAGGTCACGGATGGGCGGACTCTGTCAACTCTACCACCAGATGGTCCCGGATCCGCCAGTCCCGGTTGCCCGTCCGCCTCTCCATCACCGGCCACCCGAGGTCCACCTGTCCTTGGACGGGGCCACCAAGCGCCGCACACCTGCGGCAGCACTGCAGCAGGCTGCCACTTCCAAGCTCCAAGAGCAACTGGAAGGGCGACTACAGGTCTTCACCGACGGATCCGTCATGCCAGACGGGACTGCAGCGGCGGCGTGCGTCATCCCGTCCAAGGCCATCAGCAGGCAGTGCCGGCTGCCCTTCCCGGCGAGCTCCACGGCTGCGGAGTTGGCTGGACTTCACCTGGCGGCGGACCTGCTGGCCGAGGACATCCCAGCCGTGCCGATTGCGGTCCTCTGCGAcagcaaggcggcactgcagacACTGGCCAACCATCGCCGCGCCGGGCTCACTGGAAACCTCCTGGCAACCAAGTTTCGGGCCCTCGCGGCATCCGGGGCCTCCGTCTCCTTCCACTGGCTGCCCTCTCACGTCGGCATAGCTGGCAACGAGGAGGCGGACAGACTGGCCAAGGCAGCACACCAGCCAGGCATCCCCATCACCCAGGCCGTAGCGGCCAGGGACTACTCGCAGGCCCGCCTCAAGAAGCTCCTCGTCACAGTCCACCCAGACCGGAGGGTGGCCAACGGGCAGGGACCAAAGCTTCTCCCAGAGACGGGCCTCACCAGGAGGGAACGAGCCTCCCTGCTGCGACTGCGGACCGGCCGCGTGTGGACCGCGGCCCGCCGCTACCTGAAGGGTCGCTGCGCCTCCCCggcctgcagccgctgcggcgaccccgagaccctcgagcacctcctTTGTACCTGCCCCGGTTTGGCAAAGGAACGCTCGACAGTCACCACAGCCTACCGGAGGCAGGGCCTTCCTGCCACTACCCTGGAGCACCTCCTCTTCCCTTCCCGTCCCCATCTAACAGCGCTCCGGAGCCTGGCGGATTTCATTGAGGAGACGGGAATCGCGGCCTACCACTGA